One Amycolatopsis sp. NBC_00355 genomic window carries:
- a CDS encoding DUF3618 domain-containing protein has translation MARDPETIEREIEQARTALAATLDQLTVKADPKKLADAAKNGVRAKLDNPKVKYPLIGAGVLVLALLVRKLLK, from the coding sequence GTGGCCCGCGATCCCGAGACGATCGAGCGTGAGATCGAGCAGGCTCGAACCGCCCTGGCGGCAACGCTCGATCAGCTGACCGTCAAGGCCGACCCCAAGAAGCTCGCGGACGCGGCCAAGAACGGTGTGCGCGCCAAGCTGGACAACCCCAAGGTCAAGTACCCGCTGATCGGCGCGGGTGTCCTGGTGCTGGCCCTGCTGGTGCGCAAGCTCCTCAAGTAG
- a CDS encoding NAD(P)H-binding protein, with protein sequence MTSVLVYGAYGHTGRFVVAELRERGFEPILSGRDAARLPGGRPASVDDPASLDRALEGVAAVINTAGPFAETAAPVIEAAQRAGVPYVDVAAELEANLDTFARAADSVVVPAMAFFGGLGDLLATAAMGDWTSADEIHVAYGLSGWHPTAGTLAAGRVSRSRRGDRRIRFAGGRLEYVDDALPKLSWPFPEPLGAQPVLGEFTMADVITIPSHLDVPSVTTYMTSVAAACLSAAQERAGSPETFVVDVVVRSGGEERRLAARGQDIYAVTAPLAVEAVERILTGRVRAKGVASAGELFDAPDFLRALAPHVTIG encoded by the coding sequence ATGACATCGGTACTGGTTTACGGCGCCTACGGGCACACCGGCCGCTTCGTGGTGGCTGAGCTGCGCGAACGCGGCTTCGAGCCGATCCTCTCCGGCCGGGACGCGGCGCGCCTGCCCGGCGGCCGGCCGGCGTCGGTCGACGACCCGGCGTCCCTCGACCGCGCGCTGGAGGGCGTGGCCGCGGTGATCAACACGGCGGGTCCCTTCGCCGAGACGGCCGCGCCGGTGATCGAGGCGGCGCAGCGGGCGGGCGTGCCCTACGTGGACGTCGCGGCGGAGCTGGAGGCCAACCTCGACACGTTCGCGCGCGCCGCGGACAGCGTGGTCGTCCCGGCCATGGCGTTCTTCGGCGGCCTCGGCGACCTGCTGGCCACGGCGGCCATGGGCGACTGGACGAGCGCGGACGAGATCCACGTCGCGTACGGCCTGAGCGGCTGGCACCCGACGGCGGGCACGCTCGCCGCGGGCCGCGTCTCCCGCTCGCGCCGGGGAGACCGGCGCATCCGGTTCGCGGGCGGTCGCCTGGAGTACGTCGACGACGCGCTGCCGAAGCTGTCCTGGCCGTTCCCCGAGCCGCTGGGCGCGCAGCCGGTGCTCGGCGAGTTCACGATGGCCGACGTCATCACGATCCCCAGCCACCTCGACGTCCCGTCGGTGACGACCTACATGACTTCCGTGGCGGCCGCGTGTCTGTCGGCGGCGCAGGAGCGTGCGGGATCGCCGGAGACGTTCGTGGTCGACGTCGTGGTCCGGTCGGGCGGCGAGGAGCGCCGGCTGGCGGCGCGGGGCCAGGACATCTACGCGGTCACGGCACCGCTCGCGGTGGAAGCGGTGGAGCGGATCCTGACGGGCCGCGTCAGGGCGAAGGGCGTCGCCTCGGCGGGTGAGCTGTTCGACGCGCCGGACTTCCTGCGGGCACTGGCACCGCACGTCACGATCGGCTGA
- a CDS encoding helix-turn-helix domain-containing protein, whose translation MQTVALAATDGMLSFELAIASEVFGENPRYDFAVCGSAPVLVGRFRLEPEHGFDRLARSGTVLVPGWADVDVDPPADLLDAVREAHARGARVASLCTGAFVLAAAGLLDGLRATTHWAHTGVLAARYPRVEVDPDVLYVDNGSVLTSAGKAAAMDLCLHLVRTDHGSAVANTIARRLVVPPHRDGGQAQFVPAPVPARDGHALTELFPWATERLNRALSVDDLARRANMSARTLTRHFRTVTGTTPLQWLLTQRIRRAQELLETSSSSVDAIAEAVGMGTATTLRRHFHRTVGVAPDAYRRTFRG comes from the coding sequence ATGCAGACAGTGGCGCTGGCCGCGACCGACGGGATGCTGTCCTTCGAGCTGGCCATCGCGTCGGAGGTCTTCGGCGAGAACCCCCGGTACGACTTCGCCGTCTGCGGCTCGGCGCCCGTCCTGGTCGGCCGGTTCCGGCTGGAGCCCGAGCACGGGTTCGACCGGCTGGCGCGCTCCGGCACCGTGCTCGTCCCCGGCTGGGCGGACGTCGACGTCGACCCGCCGGCCGACCTGCTCGACGCCGTCCGCGAGGCCCACGCGCGGGGCGCGCGGGTGGCGTCCCTCTGCACCGGCGCGTTCGTGCTGGCCGCCGCCGGCCTGCTCGACGGGCTGCGCGCGACGACCCACTGGGCCCACACCGGCGTCCTGGCCGCGCGCTATCCCCGCGTCGAGGTCGACCCCGACGTGCTCTACGTCGACAATGGCAGCGTCCTGACGTCGGCGGGCAAGGCCGCGGCGATGGACCTGTGCCTGCACCTGGTCCGCACCGACCACGGTTCGGCGGTCGCCAACACGATCGCCCGCCGCCTGGTCGTGCCGCCGCACCGCGACGGCGGGCAGGCCCAGTTCGTCCCCGCGCCGGTGCCCGCCCGGGACGGCCACGCGCTCACCGAGCTGTTCCCCTGGGCGACCGAACGGCTCAACCGCGCGCTGTCGGTGGACGACCTGGCGCGGCGGGCCAACATGAGCGCCCGCACCCTGACCCGCCACTTCCGGACGGTCACCGGGACGACGCCGCTGCAGTGGCTGCTGACCCAGCGCATCCGCCGCGCCCAGGAGCTCCTGGAGACGTCGAGCAGCAGCGTCGACGCCATCGCGGAAGCGGTCGGCATGGGCACGGCTACGACGTTGCGCCGGCACTTCCACCGCACGGTCGGCGTGGCCCCGGACGCCTATCGCCGGACGTTCCGCGGTTAG
- a CDS encoding aldo/keto reductase: MSLDLYVTLGRSGLRVSPFALGAMTFGEDPGGAGCSVEESGKILASYLDLGGNFVDTANFYTNGHSEKILGDFFAARPGRRQHVVLASKFFGNMFPGDPNGGGAGRASIIAQLEQTLRRLRTDYLDLYWLHNWDRTTPIEETMRTLDDLVRAGKIRYVGFSNTPAWVTAQAQTTAQLRGWTPLIALQVEYSLLARTVEGELAPFALDQGIALTPWSPLKNGFLSGKYRRGADRPESARAAYVGGPGEAEFAVIDVVAAIAGELGTTSAAVSLAWLRARRGTVVPIVGARRLEHLTGNLAALEIALSADQLARLDDVSAPTLGYPAPMHGAQRAMLQFAGTTVDGEPSAVYPPLLQSDVRY; this comes from the coding sequence ATGTCACTCGACCTCTACGTCACCCTCGGCCGGTCCGGGCTGCGCGTCAGCCCGTTCGCGCTCGGCGCGATGACCTTCGGCGAGGACCCGGGCGGCGCCGGCTGCAGCGTCGAAGAGTCCGGGAAGATCCTCGCGTCCTACCTGGACCTGGGCGGGAACTTCGTCGACACGGCCAACTTCTACACCAACGGCCACTCGGAGAAGATCCTCGGCGACTTCTTCGCCGCGCGGCCCGGCCGGCGGCAGCACGTCGTGCTGGCGTCCAAGTTCTTCGGCAACATGTTCCCGGGCGACCCGAACGGCGGCGGCGCGGGCCGCGCGTCGATCATCGCCCAGCTCGAGCAGACGCTCCGCCGCCTGCGGACCGACTACCTCGACCTGTACTGGCTGCACAACTGGGACCGCACCACGCCGATCGAGGAGACCATGCGGACCCTCGACGACCTGGTCCGCGCCGGCAAGATCCGGTACGTCGGCTTCTCGAACACCCCGGCGTGGGTCACCGCGCAGGCCCAGACGACCGCGCAGCTGCGGGGCTGGACGCCGCTGATCGCGCTGCAGGTCGAGTACTCGCTGCTGGCCCGCACGGTCGAGGGCGAGCTCGCGCCATTCGCGCTCGACCAGGGGATCGCGCTGACGCCGTGGAGCCCGCTGAAGAACGGCTTCCTGTCGGGCAAGTACCGCCGCGGCGCCGACCGTCCCGAGTCGGCCCGCGCGGCGTACGTCGGCGGTCCGGGCGAGGCGGAGTTCGCGGTCATCGACGTCGTCGCGGCGATCGCCGGCGAGCTCGGCACGACGTCGGCGGCGGTGTCGCTGGCCTGGCTGCGCGCCCGGCGGGGCACGGTCGTCCCGATCGTCGGCGCCCGCCGCCTGGAACACCTGACCGGCAACCTCGCGGCGCTGGAGATCGCCCTGTCGGCCGATCAGCTCGCCCGGCTGGACGACGTCTCGGCGCCGACGCTCGGCTACCCGGCCCCGATGCACGGCGCGCAGCGCGCGATGCTGCAGTTCGCGGGCACGACGGTCGACGGCGAGCCGTCCGCGGTCTACCCGCCGCTGCTGCAGAGCGACGTCCGCTACTGA
- a CDS encoding AraC family transcriptional regulator has protein sequence MRTTLLAEIRDLIATHAHADLRTPVPGLLLSKVDSVEPHHSLTEPLLVVMAQGGKRLLLGEQVHEYRAGQYLLVTTDLPVTGHFVGASPRTPALGMGLTLRPAAIAPLLLETPPHRGLREPSPIATGDAGADLLDATARLLRLLDHPADAPVLAPLIERELLWRLLTGPHGGLLRQIGLADSSLSHVSRAIRWIRENYAEPMRVDELARLTGMSPSAFHRHFRAVTAMSPLQFQKRIRLQEARSLLVADAGDIAGVGHLVGYDSPSQFNREYRRLFGAPPGQDAARLREAAAPAAQLP, from the coding sequence ATGCGCACGACGCTCCTCGCCGAGATCCGCGATCTCATCGCCACCCACGCCCACGCGGACCTGCGCACGCCCGTACCGGGGCTCTTGCTGTCCAAAGTGGACTCGGTCGAGCCGCACCACTCGCTGACCGAGCCGCTGCTGGTCGTCATGGCCCAGGGCGGCAAGCGCCTGCTGCTCGGCGAGCAGGTGCACGAATACCGCGCCGGGCAGTACCTCCTGGTCACCACGGACCTGCCGGTGACCGGGCACTTCGTCGGCGCGTCGCCGCGGACGCCGGCGCTGGGCATGGGCCTGACCCTGCGCCCGGCGGCCATCGCCCCGCTGCTGCTGGAGACGCCGCCGCACCGCGGGCTCCGCGAGCCGTCGCCGATCGCGACCGGCGACGCCGGCGCCGACCTCCTGGACGCCACGGCCCGGTTGCTGCGCCTGCTCGACCACCCCGCGGACGCGCCGGTGCTCGCCCCGCTGATCGAGCGCGAGCTGCTGTGGCGGCTGCTCACCGGCCCGCACGGCGGCCTGCTGCGTCAGATCGGCCTGGCCGACAGCAGCTTGTCCCACGTCAGCCGCGCGATCCGCTGGATCCGCGAGAACTACGCCGAGCCGATGCGCGTCGACGAACTCGCGCGGCTGACCGGCATGAGCCCCTCGGCGTTCCACCGCCATTTCCGCGCGGTGACGGCGATGAGCCCGCTGCAGTTCCAGAAGCGCATCCGCCTGCAGGAGGCGCGTTCCCTGCTGGTGGCCGACGCGGGCGACATCGCGGGCGTCGGGCACCTCGTGGGGTACGACAGCCCGTCGCAGTTCAACCGGGAGTACCGGCGCTTGTTCGGGGCGCCGCCGGGCCAGGACGCGGCGCGGCTGCGCGAAGCCGCGGCGCCGGCGGCCCAGCTGCCCTGA
- the bcp gene encoding thioredoxin-dependent thiol peroxidase — MTERLSPGDDAPDFTLPDSEGKEVSLRDFRGKSVVVYFYPAASTPGCTKQACDFRDNLADLNDAGYQVVGISPDTQAKLAKFVAKEELTFPLLGDPEKTVITEWGVYGEKKNYGKTYMGVIRSTFVVDPEGKIAQAFYNVRASGHVAKLIRDLGLAA, encoded by the coding sequence ATGACCGAGCGCCTTTCCCCCGGTGACGACGCCCCGGACTTCACCCTGCCCGACAGCGAGGGCAAGGAGGTGTCGCTGCGCGACTTCCGCGGCAAGTCCGTCGTCGTGTACTTCTACCCGGCCGCGAGCACGCCGGGCTGCACCAAGCAGGCCTGCGACTTCCGCGACAACCTCGCCGACCTGAACGACGCCGGCTACCAGGTGGTCGGCATTTCGCCGGACACGCAGGCGAAGCTCGCGAAGTTCGTCGCGAAGGAAGAGCTGACGTTCCCGCTCCTGGGCGACCCGGAGAAGACCGTGATCACCGAGTGGGGTGTGTACGGCGAGAAGAAGAACTACGGCAAGACCTACATGGGCGTCATCCGCTCGACGTTCGTCGTCGACCCGGAAGGCAAGATCGCGCAGGCCTTCTACAACGTCCGCGCGTCCGGTCACGTCGCGAAGCTGATCCGGGACCTCGGCCTGGCCGCCTGA
- the rdgB gene encoding RdgB/HAM1 family non-canonical purine NTP pyrophosphatase has translation MTKLLLATRNAKKLGELRRILIAEGISGIEVLGLADVESFPEAPETAPDFEGNAVAKARDAVAACGLPAIADDSGIAVDALNGMPGVLSARWSGGHGDDDANLNLVLAQLNDVPDERRGAQFVCAAALVLTSGEETVVRGEWRGTLERARRGTNGFGYDPIFRPDGETRTSAEMEPSEKDAVSHRGRALRALLPALRELAEA, from the coding sequence GTGACGAAGCTGCTTCTCGCCACGCGCAACGCGAAGAAGCTCGGCGAGCTTCGGCGGATCCTCATCGCGGAGGGAATCTCGGGCATCGAGGTTTTGGGTCTCGCGGACGTCGAGTCGTTTCCGGAGGCCCCCGAGACCGCGCCGGACTTCGAGGGCAACGCGGTCGCGAAGGCCCGTGACGCCGTGGCGGCTTGTGGTCTGCCCGCGATCGCGGACGACTCGGGCATCGCGGTGGACGCGTTGAACGGCATGCCGGGCGTGCTCTCGGCCCGCTGGTCGGGCGGCCACGGCGACGACGACGCGAACCTGAACCTGGTGCTGGCGCAGCTGAACGACGTCCCGGACGAGCGCCGCGGCGCCCAGTTCGTCTGCGCGGCGGCTCTCGTGCTGACCTCCGGCGAGGAAACCGTGGTCCGCGGCGAGTGGCGCGGAACGCTGGAGCGTGCCCGCCGTGGCACCAACGGTTTCGGCTACGACCCGATCTTCCGGCCGGACGGCGAGACCCGGACCTCGGCGGAGATGGAACCGTCCGAAAAGGACGCCGTCTCGCACCGCGGCCGCGCCCTTCGCGCGCTGCTCCCGGCGTTGCGGGAGCTCGCCGAGGCTTAA
- the rph gene encoding ribonuclease PH: MARKDGRNDDQLRDIKITRGFQQWPAGSVLIEFGNTRVLCAASVTEGVPRWRAGSGLGWVTAEYAMLPSATNTRGDRESVKGRIGGRTHEISRLIGRSLRACIDLAALGENTIVIDCDVIQADGGTRTAAVTGGYVALADAITWLGAANRLNDPQPLSSSVAAVSVGVVDGRVRLDLPYEEDSRAEVDMNVVATDAGTLVEVQGTGEGATFARSTLDKMLDLAQAGCEELTRLQNEALALPYPGELPEPRPDKKKGSK, encoded by the coding sequence GTGGCTCGAAAAGATGGCAGGAACGACGACCAGCTCCGTGACATCAAGATCACCCGGGGGTTCCAGCAGTGGCCCGCGGGATCGGTGTTGATCGAATTCGGCAACACGCGGGTCCTGTGCGCCGCGAGTGTCACCGAAGGCGTGCCGCGCTGGCGGGCCGGCTCCGGCCTCGGCTGGGTGACGGCCGAGTACGCGATGCTGCCGTCCGCGACGAACACCCGCGGCGACCGTGAATCGGTCAAGGGCCGCATCGGCGGCCGCACGCACGAGATCTCGCGGCTGATCGGCCGTTCGCTGCGGGCCTGCATCGACCTGGCCGCGCTGGGCGAGAACACGATCGTCATCGACTGCGACGTCATCCAGGCCGACGGCGGCACCCGCACGGCGGCCGTGACCGGCGGCTACGTCGCCCTGGCCGACGCGATCACCTGGCTGGGCGCGGCGAACCGGCTCAACGACCCGCAGCCGCTGTCGTCCTCGGTGGCCGCGGTGAGCGTCGGCGTCGTCGACGGCCGGGTGCGCCTCGACCTGCCGTACGAGGAGGACTCGCGCGCCGAGGTCGACATGAACGTGGTCGCCACGGACGCGGGCACGCTGGTCGAGGTCCAGGGCACCGGCGAGGGCGCCACCTTCGCGCGGTCCACTTTGGACAAGATGCTGGACCTGGCGCAGGCCGGCTGCGAGGAGCTGACCCGCCTGCAGAACGAGGCGCTGGCGCTGCCGTACCCGGGCGAGCTGCCGGAGCCGCGTCCGGACAAGAAGAAGGGCTCGAAGTGA
- a CDS encoding MBL fold metallo-hydrolase, whose translation MRLTILGCSGSIPGPNAAASGYLLEAEGFLLGLELGNGTLAQLQAVADPFDLGALVLTHLHPDHCADVSALTVLRRYHPAPPYPARPRLLPLYGPADAPVRLANAYAPNETERAGTDLSDVYAFHPLRSEPFRIGPFEVVAVEVDHPTPAFGLRISYGGRIFAFTGDTGPCRALNELADGVDLLLAEASWTDSAERPEGVHLSGKQAGELARDAGVGRLLLTHIAPWTDPGAVLAEAAAEFAGAEVVKQGAVYDV comes from the coding sequence GTGCGACTGACCATCCTCGGGTGCTCCGGCAGCATCCCCGGGCCGAACGCCGCCGCGTCCGGTTACCTGCTCGAAGCCGAGGGCTTCCTGCTCGGCCTCGAACTGGGCAACGGCACGCTGGCGCAGCTGCAGGCCGTGGCCGATCCGTTCGACCTCGGCGCGCTCGTGCTCACCCACCTGCATCCCGATCACTGCGCCGACGTCAGCGCACTCACGGTCCTGCGCCGCTACCACCCGGCGCCGCCGTACCCGGCCCGCCCGCGCCTGCTGCCGCTGTACGGACCGGCCGACGCGCCGGTCCGGCTCGCGAACGCGTACGCGCCCAACGAGACCGAGCGGGCCGGCACCGACCTCTCCGACGTCTACGCCTTCCACCCGCTGCGCTCCGAGCCGTTCCGGATCGGGCCGTTCGAGGTGGTCGCGGTCGAGGTCGACCACCCGACCCCGGCGTTCGGCCTGCGCATCTCCTACGGCGGCCGGATCTTCGCCTTCACCGGCGACACCGGCCCGTGCCGGGCGCTGAACGAGCTCGCCGACGGCGTCGACCTGCTGCTCGCCGAAGCGTCCTGGACGGATTCGGCGGAGCGTCCGGAGGGTGTTCACCTGTCCGGCAAGCAGGCCGGTGAGCTGGCGCGCGACGCCGGTGTCGGACGGCTGCTGCTGACGCACATCGCGCCGTGGACGGACCCCGGTGCCGTGCTGGCCGAGGCCGCGGCCGAGTTCGCCGGGGCCGAGGTCGTCAAGCAGGGTGCCGTCTACGACGTGTGA
- the murI gene encoding glutamate racemase, which produces MTLPLADAPIGVFDSGVGGLTVARAILEQLPAEQLRYVGDTAHNPYGPLPIATARSYALAALDEIVESGVKALVIACNTASAACLRDARERYDVPVIEVVLPAARRAVIATHTGRVGVIGTEGTVRSRAYEDAFAAAPGITLTSVACPRFVDFVERGITSGRQVLGLAQGYLEPLLDAEVDTLVLGCTHYPLLQGVLQIVMGQEVTLVSSADETAKDLVRVLTERDLLTTRETAPRHEFLATGSAEPFTRLAQRFMGFAPGVLAPTTA; this is translated from the coding sequence GTGACCCTGCCGCTCGCTGATGCCCCGATCGGTGTGTTCGATTCCGGCGTCGGCGGGTTGACGGTCGCGAGGGCGATCCTCGAGCAGCTGCCCGCCGAACAGCTCCGCTACGTCGGCGACACGGCGCACAACCCGTACGGCCCGCTCCCGATCGCCACCGCCCGCAGCTACGCGCTCGCGGCGCTCGACGAGATCGTCGAGAGCGGCGTGAAGGCCTTGGTGATCGCCTGCAACACGGCGTCCGCCGCCTGCCTGCGCGACGCCCGCGAGCGCTACGACGTCCCGGTAATCGAGGTCGTCCTGCCCGCCGCGCGTCGCGCCGTCATCGCGACGCACACCGGGCGGGTCGGCGTGATCGGCACCGAAGGCACCGTTCGGTCGCGGGCCTACGAAGACGCCTTCGCCGCGGCGCCGGGCATCACGCTCACCAGCGTCGCCTGCCCGCGGTTCGTGGACTTCGTCGAGCGCGGCATCACCTCCGGGCGGCAGGTGCTCGGGCTGGCCCAGGGGTACCTGGAGCCGTTGCTGGACGCCGAGGTCGACACGCTCGTGCTCGGCTGCACGCACTACCCGCTGCTGCAGGGCGTGCTGCAGATCGTGATGGGCCAGGAGGTCACGCTCGTTTCGAGCGCCGACGAGACCGCGAAGGACCTCGTCCGCGTGCTCACCGAGCGGGACCTGCTGACGACCAGGGAGACCGCGCCGCGGCACGAGTTCCTGGCCACCGGCTCGGCCGAGCCGTTCACCCGCCTCGCCCAGCGCTTCATGGGTTTTGCCCCGGGTGTCCTCGCTCCCACCACCGCGTGA
- a CDS encoding rhomboid family intramembrane serine protease gives MPVTPDPASDTATDARKRVLPPKPKAAALVALSFTLLLYLVELADVILPGDLDQGGIHSRELSGLDGVLFAPVLHAGWSHLFANTVPVLLFSFLAMAAGIGRFALFTGIIWLVSGLGVWLIGPANTVTVGASGLAFGWLAYLLVRGIFNRAAGQILVAVVLLGIWSGMLLGLLPGNTGVSWQGHVFGALAGVLAAWLTGRTGKSRKPAPAVTGNLEA, from the coding sequence TTGCCTGTGACCCCGGACCCGGCTTCCGACACCGCGACCGACGCCCGCAAGCGCGTGCTGCCGCCGAAACCGAAGGCGGCCGCGCTCGTCGCGTTGTCCTTCACCCTGCTGCTCTACCTGGTCGAGCTGGCCGACGTGATCCTGCCCGGCGACCTGGACCAGGGCGGCATCCACTCGCGCGAGCTGTCCGGCCTGGACGGCGTGCTGTTCGCGCCGGTGCTGCACGCCGGCTGGTCGCACCTGTTCGCCAACACCGTGCCGGTGCTGCTGTTCTCCTTCCTCGCGATGGCCGCCGGGATCGGCCGGTTCGCGCTGTTCACGGGCATCATCTGGCTCGTGTCCGGGCTCGGCGTCTGGCTGATCGGGCCGGCCAACACGGTCACGGTCGGGGCGTCCGGGCTGGCCTTCGGCTGGCTCGCCTACCTGCTGGTCCGCGGCATCTTCAACCGCGCGGCCGGGCAGATCCTGGTCGCCGTCGTGCTGCTGGGCATCTGGAGCGGGATGCTGCTCGGCCTGCTGCCGGGCAACACCGGTGTCTCCTGGCAGGGGCACGTCTTCGGCGCGCTGGCCGGCGTCCTGGCGGCGTGGCTGACCGGCCGCACCGGGAAGTCCCGCAAACCCGCTCCCGCGGTCACGGGTAACCTCGAGGCGTGA
- a CDS encoding arylamine N-acetyltransferase family protein, giving the protein MDVTGYLERLGLDAEPPSLAALGRLHAAHVERVPYEALEISLGRPTPLEPSVSLARILRGRGGYCYHLNGAFSTLLRELGYDVTRHLGGVQGGAADAPNVDRNHLALTVTGLPEDPSARWLVDAGLGDGIHEPLPLREGTYTQGPHTYRLRPSEVAPGGWRFDHDPSGSFAGFDFAPGAAKMADFAEKHAWLSTAPESGFVRVCVIQRRDAAGVDTLRALTLNRHGAKELIESPEAWWAAAGDVFGIPSAAFTAEERERLWHTVVAQHEAHTSGGPVVAV; this is encoded by the coding sequence ATGGATGTCACCGGATACCTGGAGCGGCTCGGCCTCGACGCCGAGCCGCCGAGCCTGGCCGCGCTGGGTCGGCTGCACGCGGCGCACGTCGAGCGCGTGCCGTACGAGGCGCTGGAGATCTCCCTCGGCCGGCCGACCCCGCTGGAGCCGTCGGTGTCGCTGGCGCGGATCCTGCGCGGCCGCGGCGGCTACTGCTACCACCTCAACGGCGCCTTTTCGACGTTGCTGCGCGAGCTCGGTTACGACGTCACCCGGCACCTGGGCGGGGTGCAGGGCGGCGCGGCGGACGCGCCGAACGTGGACCGGAACCACCTGGCGCTGACCGTCACCGGCCTGCCGGAGGACCCGTCGGCGAGGTGGCTGGTGGACGCCGGGCTGGGTGACGGCATCCACGAGCCGCTCCCCCTCCGGGAAGGCACCTACACGCAAGGTCCGCACACCTACCGGCTGCGGCCGTCGGAGGTGGCGCCGGGCGGCTGGCGGTTCGACCACGACCCGTCGGGCAGCTTCGCCGGCTTCGATTTCGCCCCGGGCGCGGCGAAAATGGCCGACTTCGCGGAGAAGCACGCGTGGCTGTCGACGGCGCCGGAGTCGGGGTTCGTGCGCGTCTGCGTCATCCAGCGGCGGGACGCGGCGGGCGTCGACACCCTGCGGGCGCTGACGCTGAACCGCCACGGCGCCAAGGAGCTCATCGAGTCGCCCGAGGCCTGGTGGGCGGCGGCGGGCGACGTCTTCGGGATCCCTTCGGCCGCCTTCACAGCCGAGGAGCGCGAGCGGCTGTGGCACACCGTCGTCGCCCAGCACGAAGCGCACACGAGCGGCGGGCCGGTGGTCGCCGTGTGA
- a CDS encoding aspartate/glutamate racemase family protein, whose product MKVIGLLGGMSWESSSEYYRLVNERVKAALGGFHSARTVLYSVDFAVIEAMQADGRWDDAGAELNRAARALEAAGADFVVLCTNTMHKVADRLTDGLGIPLLHLADATAAAIRAAGIRRVGLLGTGFTMSQPFYRERLAAHGLDVLVPGAEDRDLVHRVIYDELVLGVVKPESREAYRGVIARLVEAGAEGVIYGCTEIELLVGPEDSAVPVFPTTRLHAEAAVDYALGKAPLPA is encoded by the coding sequence ATGAAGGTCATCGGGCTGCTGGGCGGGATGAGCTGGGAATCGTCCAGTGAGTACTACCGCTTGGTAAACGAACGGGTGAAAGCCGCCCTCGGGGGCTTCCACTCCGCGCGCACCGTGCTGTATTCGGTGGACTTCGCCGTGATCGAGGCGATGCAGGCCGACGGCCGCTGGGACGACGCGGGCGCGGAGCTGAACCGCGCCGCTCGCGCGCTGGAGGCGGCCGGCGCCGACTTCGTCGTGCTCTGCACCAACACCATGCACAAGGTCGCCGACCGGCTGACCGACGGCCTGGGCATCCCGCTGCTGCACCTCGCCGACGCGACGGCGGCCGCCATCCGGGCCGCCGGGATCCGCCGGGTCGGCCTGCTCGGTACCGGTTTCACCATGAGCCAGCCGTTCTACCGCGAGCGGCTCGCCGCGCACGGCCTCGACGTGCTCGTGCCCGGCGCCGAAGACCGCGACCTGGTGCACCGGGTGATCTACGACGAACTGGTGCTCGGCGTCGTGAAGCCGGAGTCGCGCGAGGCCTACCGGGGCGTGATCGCGCGGCTCGTCGAGGCCGGCGCCGAAGGCGTGATCTACGGCTGCACGGAGATCGAGCTGCTGGTGGGTCCCGAGGACAGCGCGGTGCCGGTGTTCCCGACGACCCGGCTGCACGCCGAGGCCGCCGTCGACTACGCGCTCGGCAAGGCCCCGCTGCCCGCTTGA